Proteins encoded by one window of Methanobacterium spitsbergense:
- a CDS encoding methyltransferase domain-containing protein, with protein MAFDVDKSDVVYLSNLIKKNKIKNICLSEENGYSFSSDIVIASEVFEHVLDPLNLVLNIKKVMCKNSQFFVTTPNGFGPGEIRNRLFFYLFKHNNFIRKLLNKPKYVIGNGSSHCQFFTETRITNLFSKLNFKKISVKNSSIYLSLYHLTENEKNRH; from the coding sequence GTGGCGTTTGACGTTGATAAAAGTGATGTTGTTTATTTATCAAATTTAATCAAAAAAAATAAAATTAAAAATATTTGTCTAAGTGAAGAAAATGGTTATTCATTCTCATCTGATATAGTAATTGCTTCGGAAGTATTTGAACATGTCTTAGACCCTTTAAATTTAGTTTTAAATATAAAAAAGGTAATGTGTAAAAATTCGCAATTTTTTGTAACTACTCCAAATGGTTTTGGGCCAGGGGAAATTAGAAATCGTTTATTTTTTTATCTTTTTAAGCATAATAATTTTATAAGAAAATTATTAAATAAACCAAAGTATGTTATTGGAAATGGTAGTAGTCACTGTCAATTTTTTACAGAAACAAGGATAACTAATCTTTTTTCAAAATTGAACTTCAAGAAAATATCTGTTAAAAATTCAAGCATATACTTGTCGCTTTACCATTTAACCGAAAATGAAAAGAATAGACATTAA
- a CDS encoding DUF2206 domain-containing protein has translation MFINNPFKMNDWKFSKFLALIISIQLSFIGLSLLDTIGINIPLLRQVFGFVFLTFVPGYLMLRVLRIHNISSVKSLLYAVGLSLSLIMFLGFFLNIIYPIVGIHEPLSPFNLIISINLLVIALSILSYMIDKNFSEKCYIELKSFPRESFIILLPLIAVIGTYLVNYYDNNIALVVLILLIGLIVILVSLGKINQKFYPLTIFAIALSVVYSIELISGNITGNDVNVEYYFANLVNLNSIWSFQTFGDVNSVLSIVMLVPIYSKIINLNITWIFKIIFPFFYSLIPVGLYIVYKKQSTAIIAFLSCFVFVAFFKFYSAYLGRLGLAELFLTLFLLLMIEDKLSNSKISILFIIFGASIILSHYGLSYLFVLGLLAMLIILPLYKKLDKSDYKFKTVTFTLFLFITIFTLAWYMYISSSSSFIAFVDIGNNMYQTFFTEFFDQNSSQSLRLINSLNPSFLHTIGKYIQLLIPLFIVIGFLYTLKHRLKFKEEYLILSLFFLVVLILSFFIPYLASALNTDRLYQLSLIFLAPFSIIGGIFLINLISRFKKLNKYFTKEKSLHLMSIFLIIFFFFNVGLVYEIFNDQPSSLALSQKSIINQDTKYKAAFYSTFYKEEDINSAEWLSLNRKNSLRVYADFFNVKHILRSYGMMPYQKVITNQTQIQNSYLYLGSTNILQNIAYVNGNYYYNMSYLNPQIEESNLIYSNGESEVLYLKQTQSNVSFVENPY, from the coding sequence ATGTTTATAAACAATCCATTTAAAATGAATGATTGGAAATTTAGTAAATTTTTAGCTCTTATAATTAGTATTCAGTTATCTTTTATTGGATTGAGTTTATTGGATACAATTGGGATAAATATTCCTTTGTTGCGACAGGTTTTTGGATTTGTTTTTCTTACTTTTGTACCTGGTTATTTAATGTTAAGAGTATTGAGAATACATAATATTAGTAGTGTTAAATCATTATTATATGCTGTAGGATTGAGTTTATCTCTAATAATGTTTTTAGGATTCTTTTTAAATATCATCTATCCAATCGTTGGCATTCATGAACCACTTTCCCCTTTTAATTTAATAATTTCAATAAATCTTCTTGTAATTGCATTATCTATTCTAAGTTACATGATCGACAAAAACTTCTCTGAAAAGTGTTATATAGAATTAAAAAGCTTTCCTAGAGAATCTTTTATAATATTATTGCCTTTAATTGCGGTTATAGGAACCTATCTAGTGAATTATTATGATAATAATATTGCTTTGGTGGTTTTAATATTGTTAATTGGATTAATAGTTATCTTAGTTTCACTTGGGAAAATAAACCAAAAATTTTATCCTCTAACGATATTTGCAATTGCCTTATCAGTTGTGTATAGTATTGAACTTATATCGGGTAACATTACAGGTAATGATGTTAATGTCGAGTATTACTTTGCTAATTTGGTAAATTTGAATTCAATTTGGTCATTTCAGACGTTTGGGGATGTGAATTCTGTTTTGAGTATTGTGATGTTAGTTCCAATTTATTCAAAAATTATTAATTTAAACATAACTTGGATATTTAAAATAATATTTCCTTTTTTTTATTCCTTAATTCCTGTAGGATTATACATAGTTTATAAAAAACAATCAACAGCGATAATAGCGTTTTTGTCATGTTTTGTTTTTGTTGCTTTTTTTAAATTTTATAGTGCTTATTTGGGTCGGTTAGGACTAGCAGAATTGTTCTTAACACTTTTTTTACTTCTAATGATTGAGGATAAATTAAGTAACAGTAAAATATCGATTCTATTCATTATATTTGGGGCTTCTATCATTTTATCGCACTATGGATTATCTTATCTCTTCGTTTTAGGTTTATTAGCGATGTTGATTATTTTACCACTTTATAAAAAGTTGGATAAGTCGGATTATAAATTTAAAACAGTAACATTCACTTTATTTTTATTTATTACAATTTTTACTTTAGCTTGGTATATGTACATCTCTAGCTCTTCTTCATTTATTGCTTTTGTAGATATTGGGAATAATATGTATCAAACATTTTTTACAGAATTTTTTGATCAAAATTCATCACAAAGTTTAAGGTTAATAAACAGTTTAAATCCATCATTTTTACATACAATAGGTAAATATATACAATTATTAATACCTTTATTTATAGTAATAGGATTTTTGTATACTTTAAAACATAGATTAAAATTTAAGGAAGAATATTTAATATTATCTTTATTTTTCTTAGTAGTATTAATCCTCAGTTTCTTTATACCCTATTTAGCAAGTGCATTAAACACAGATAGATTATACCAACTTTCATTGATATTTTTAGCACCATTTTCAATAATTGGAGGTATATTCCTCATAAATTTAATATCGCGATTTAAAAAGCTAAATAAATATTTTACTAAAGAAAAATCTCTGCATTTAATGTCCATTTTTTTAATAATATTTTTCTTTTTCAACGTTGGTTTAGTTTATGAAATTTTCAATGATCAACCTTCTTCATTGGCTTTGAGCCAGAAATCTATAATTAATCAGGATACTAAATATAAAGCTGCTTTTTATTCAACATTTTATAAAGAAGAGGATATTAATTCCGCTGAATGGCTTTCCCTAAATAGAAAGAATTCATTAAGAGTTTATGCCGATTTTTTTAATGTGAAACATATACTAAGAAGTTATGGGATGATGCCATATCAAAAAGTAATAACAAATCAAACACAGATTCAAAACTCTTACTTATATCTTGGATCTACCAATATTCTACAAAATATTGCTTATGTTAATGGTAATTATTATTACAATATGTCCTATTTAAATCCACAAATTGAAGAATCTAATTTAATATATTCAAATGGTGAATCTGAGGTTTTGTATTTAAAACAAACTCAATCTAATGTTTCCTTTGTGGAGAATCCTTATTAA
- a CDS encoding glycosyltransferase family 4 protein — protein sequence MKIMIITLNTKGGMVHYVSQLANSLAKREDVVVIAPIGIDKNNFDINHVKIIELKMGNLIKNFIVNTLIFTRPLKFIRSVYRENPDIIHFNEIHLWAALFLPYLRKFKIVTMIHDVNPHIGGRMIDQKFAKRIYVKFSDCLLVHGKYAKKLIKTNKKVYSIPHGDYSFFLNYSEDKIDEEKDTILFFGRIIDYKGLNYLIESVNYILNQKPEIKLIIAGSGNFDKYNHLIKNHENFEIHNRFIKDEEVSSFFQRAKIVILPYIEGTQTGIIPIAYAFKKPVIATDVGSIPEVVENGKTGFIVPSKNSIALAEAIIKTLDDENLQKRMGVNGYIKMRKELSWDVIAGNLIQIYNKLRVE from the coding sequence ATGAAGATCATGATTATAACTTTAAATACCAAAGGGGGAATGGTGCATTACGTTTCACAACTTGCAAACTCTTTAGCAAAAAGAGAGGACGTTGTTGTAATAGCCCCTATTGGAATAGATAAAAATAACTTTGATATTAATCATGTTAAAATAATAGAATTAAAGATGGGTAACTTAATTAAAAATTTTATTGTTAATACCTTGATTTTTACTAGGCCATTAAAATTTATAAGGAGCGTATATAGAGAAAATCCGGATATAATTCATTTTAATGAAATTCATTTATGGGCTGCATTATTTTTACCTTATCTAAGAAAATTTAAAATTGTTACAATGATTCATGATGTTAATCCTCATATTGGCGGAAGAATGATCGATCAGAAATTTGCTAAACGAATTTATGTTAAATTCTCTGATTGTCTATTAGTTCATGGAAAATATGCTAAAAAATTAATTAAAACAAATAAAAAAGTTTACAGTATCCCTCACGGTGATTATTCTTTTTTCTTGAACTATTCAGAGGACAAAATAGATGAAGAAAAAGACACAATACTATTTTTTGGTAGGATAATAGATTACAAAGGTTTGAATTATTTAATAGAATCTGTAAATTATATTTTAAATCAGAAACCTGAAATTAAGTTAATAATAGCGGGATCTGGGAATTTTGATAAATATAATCACCTCATCAAAAATCATGAGAATTTTGAAATCCACAATAGGTTTATAAAAGATGAAGAAGTATCTTCTTTTTTCCAAAGAGCAAAAATAGTAATTTTACCTTATATTGAAGGTACACAAACTGGAATTATTCCTATTGCATATGCATTCAAAAAACCGGTAATTGCAACTGATGTAGGAAGTATACCCGAAGTTGTAGAAAATGGTAAAACCGGATTTATAGTTCCCTCAAAAAATTCTATCGCACTTGCTGAAGCTATAATTAAAACTTTAGATGATGAAAATTTACAGAAGAGAATGGGTGTCAATGGTTACATTAAAATGAGAAAAGAGCTTTCTTGGGATGTAATTGCAGGCAATTTAATTCAAATTTATAATAAATTGAGGGTAGAATAA
- a CDS encoding glycosyltransferase family 4 protein, with the protein MKILVCASEYYPHGSGIANVAYNIVEQMKKKGIECDVCSPTGPDIKIGNIGKYGRISLLYFWFKVSKYFKNKKNDYDIVWLHNPLFITENPFKKCLVTIHSTSQGKIEKRIYPLHLHFYYLFSSIIDSYCIKKINNEILFTVIDPSVKSELVKININGDKIKYIPNGVNTHLFRPKNNKKFLRNKFKIPENNIVILSLGRFNEHKQPLELIRIFSKLSAKINNLTLLMAGTGELLKNSKTLVKDEELNNVRFLGQVHHMDTPNVYACSDYYIMTSKYEGQPLTLLEAMASGLKCIVSEIPNISLITDAADCGITINVENTEYAANDIINYLKSDNKRHSENARNFAVQNHDWEKIADLYLEQFSKV; encoded by the coding sequence ATGAAGATTTTAGTATGTGCATCAGAATATTATCCTCATGGTTCAGGAATAGCCAATGTAGCATATAATATTGTTGAACAAATGAAAAAAAAAGGTATAGAATGTGATGTATGTTCACCAACAGGACCAGATATTAAAATTGGAAATATAGGTAAATATGGGCGAATAAGTCTTTTATATTTTTGGTTTAAGGTAAGTAAATATTTTAAAAATAAAAAAAATGATTATGATATAGTATGGCTACACAACCCTCTATTTATTACAGAAAATCCTTTTAAGAAATGTTTAGTGACAATTCACTCTACTTCTCAGGGTAAAATAGAAAAAAGAATATATCCCTTGCATTTACATTTTTATTATTTATTTTCATCAATCATAGATAGTTATTGTATAAAAAAAATTAATAATGAAATACTGTTTACGGTAATTGATCCCTCAGTAAAAAGTGAGTTAGTAAAAATCAATATAAACGGAGATAAGATTAAATATATTCCAAATGGAGTAAACACCCATTTATTTAGGCCAAAAAATAATAAAAAATTTTTAAGAAACAAATTTAAAATTCCAGAAAATAATATTGTAATTCTTAGTTTAGGTAGATTTAATGAACATAAACAGCCTCTTGAATTAATTAGAATATTCTCTAAATTGTCGGCTAAAATTAATAATTTAACATTATTAATGGCCGGAACAGGAGAACTACTTAAAAATTCAAAGACCCTGGTTAAGGATGAAGAATTAAATAATGTCCGATTTTTAGGTCAGGTACATCATATGGATACTCCAAATGTTTATGCTTGTTCTGATTATTATATAATGACTTCTAAATATGAAGGCCAGCCTTTAACTCTTCTAGAAGCCATGGCATCAGGTTTAAAATGCATAGTTTCAGAAATACCTAATATAAGTTTAATAACTGATGCAGCTGATTGTGGTATTACCATTAATGTTGAAAATACAGAATATGCAGCAAATGATATAATAAATTATTTAAAATCGGATAATAAAAGGCATTCGGAAAATGCAAGAAATTTTGCAGTTCAAAATCATGATTGGGAAAAAATAGCTGATTTATATTTAGAACAATTCAGTAAAGTTTAA
- a CDS encoding glycosyltransferase family 4 protein has translation MKILRVVSDLYPYVVGGLGIHTHEMSRCQAQYGHDVTVYTSKNSNPVKNINKNYQVVKFNNRIKIAGNSLLPGLFFKLIQEKHNFDIIHAHSHLFLSTNQCALIRKLKSTPLVITNHGLISQTVPMKLQKIYLPTIGKWTFQSADKVITYTEEGKSSIINLGVNPDKIEVIHNGIDTNLFTPKQQESKNKQLLWVGRYIHGKGVQYLIEAFKIVSEEYDDLKLLMVGDGPLKENINKQINHLGLNRKITQKKFIPNSEIPDLYRNSDIFVLPSLEEGVPRTILEAMSCEIPVVCTKLPQLIDIINECGIMVPKKDPEALAEGIIKILSDKSLSLKFGKNGRYKIINGFSWENTVKKTLKLYETLI, from the coding sequence GTGAAAATATTACGTGTAGTCAGTGACTTATACCCATATGTTGTTGGAGGACTTGGAATTCATACACATGAAATGTCAAGATGTCAAGCACAGTATGGACATGATGTAACAGTATACACTTCTAAGAATTCCAATCCAGTAAAAAATATAAATAAGAATTATCAAGTAGTTAAATTTAATAACAGAATAAAAATAGCCGGCAATTCTCTTTTACCAGGATTATTCTTTAAATTAATACAAGAAAAGCATAATTTTGATATTATACATGCCCATTCACACCTTTTTTTATCAACAAATCAATGTGCATTGATACGTAAACTTAAATCTACACCACTTGTAATTACAAACCATGGTTTAATATCCCAAACTGTTCCCATGAAACTCCAGAAAATATATTTACCTACAATAGGTAAATGGACATTTCAATCTGCTGACAAAGTTATTACTTATACTGAGGAAGGGAAATCATCTATCATCAATTTAGGAGTTAATCCAGACAAAATAGAAGTAATTCATAACGGTATTGATACTAACTTATTTACTCCTAAACAACAAGAAAGTAAAAATAAACAATTACTATGGGTTGGACGATATATTCACGGTAAAGGTGTCCAATACTTAATTGAAGCTTTTAAAATCGTATCTGAAGAATATGATGATCTAAAACTATTAATGGTAGGAGACGGTCCATTAAAAGAGAATATTAATAAACAAATTAATCATTTAGGTTTAAACAGGAAAATAACACAAAAAAAATTTATTCCAAATTCTGAAATTCCAGATTTATACAGAAATTCAGACATATTTGTACTACCTAGCTTAGAAGAAGGAGTACCAAGAACAATATTAGAAGCAATGTCATGTGAAATACCAGTAGTATGCACAAAATTACCACAACTCATAGATATAATAAATGAATGCGGAATAATGGTTCCAAAAAAAGATCCTGAAGCATTAGCAGAAGGCATCATAAAAATATTATCCGATAAATCTCTATCACTTAAATTTGGAAAAAATGGAAGATATAAAATTATTAACGGGTTTTCCTGGGAAAACACAGTAAAAAAAACATTAAAATTATATGAAACATTAATTTAA
- a CDS encoding GDP-mannose 4,6-dehydratase, whose protein sequence is MKALVTGCAGFIGSHLTEKLLEQDYDVIGIDCFTDYYSNELKRSNISNSLKNNNFTLIEEDITTLTEFPDVDYIFHLAGQPGVRKSWGQTFETYTKDNIYATQRLLEFYKDLDIIKFVYSSSSSVYGDVELPMSEDRVLKPISPYGVTKLAAEHLSYLYQKNYDLPTISLRYFSVYGPRQRPDMAINKFIKAIIEGKEIHIYGDGTQTRDFTFISDVVNANIIAAKGDIIGDFFNIGGGSNISVNDLIGEIEQITGIKAKIRYDSEQKGDVKDTLSYKNKAENILGWKSSVGIEKGLEIYIKWYYDFLENI, encoded by the coding sequence ATGAAAGCTTTAGTGACAGGATGTGCAGGGTTTATAGGATCACATTTAACTGAGAAACTTTTAGAACAAGATTATGATGTAATTGGAATTGATTGCTTTACTGATTATTATTCTAATGAATTAAAAAGATCTAATATTTCAAATTCATTGAAAAATAATAATTTCACTTTGATTGAAGAAGATATTACAACTTTAACCGAATTTCCAGATGTAGATTATATATTCCATTTAGCTGGACAGCCTGGAGTTCGTAAATCATGGGGACAAACCTTTGAAACGTATACCAAGGATAATATTTATGCTACTCAAAGATTATTAGAATTTTATAAAGATTTAGATATAATTAAATTTGTATATTCTTCTTCTTCTTCAGTATATGGTGATGTGGAACTTCCAATGTCTGAGGATAGGGTATTGAAACCTATTTCACCTTATGGAGTTACGAAACTTGCAGCAGAACATTTATCATATTTATATCAGAAAAATTATGATCTTCCAACTATCTCTTTAAGATATTTTTCGGTTTATGGTCCAAGACAAAGACCAGATATGGCAATAAATAAGTTTATCAAAGCAATTATTGAAGGAAAAGAGATACATATTTATGGTGATGGAACTCAAACACGGGATTTCACATTTATCAGTGATGTAGTAAATGCAAACATTATAGCTGCAAAAGGAGATATAATAGGTGATTTTTTTAACATTGGAGGTGGAAGTAACATTAGTGTAAATGATTTAATAGGTGAAATCGAGCAGATTACAGGTATCAAAGCCAAAATTAGATACGATTCAGAACAGAAAGGTGATGTTAAAGATACATTGTCTTATAAAAACAAGGCAGAAAATATTTTGGGTTGGAAATCAAGTGTTGGTATAGAAAAAGGATTAGAAATATATATAAAATGGTATTATGATTTTTTAGAAAATATCTAA